The following are encoded in a window of Francisella tularensis subsp. tularensis genomic DNA:
- the ftlC gene encoding TolC family protein FtlC, translating to MKVVRRYLLISLGIFAYCASSIANPVADYTSMIKQSINNSPQYKFIGFQLNSRQMSPAIQLGRLLPSIDIGGSITATNILDKRTIADGDIAGGRFDSIQGLVTLTQPLYDYGAYKDLQSAEETAQFAQQDYRTNYQQFLYDVSYAYFNLAKAIKNVQYNSYNLKSNKQSLNELESKFKAGTADVADYETVKANYYIAEADYAAAEREEKVARAELRKFTNNDDDVLLYNNDFKIKQPSLNTEEGWEELTMRSSPSYLGSMHTKESKYYDYQSATSSFMPKVNFEVKYSPGFNDVSSLGNPVFDNSLPSKGTINAFYFGINLTWNIFAGVTDYAQLKKAAYDYQSSEFTMIQTGRVAQNDAMYAFRFVQLKKKEIESLRKSVAAAKIAYEKYKERYDQGTTTITQYFILLNQYYQFLIQLNNTEFDYIMGFLSLYKTAGILTAKTVQDFNNWLLLGQDVEL from the coding sequence TTGAAAGTAGTGCGTAGATATTTATTAATATCCTTGGGTATATTTGCTTATTGTGCTAGTAGTATAGCTAATCCTGTAGCTGACTATACTAGTATGATAAAGCAATCAATAAATAATTCACCACAGTATAAGTTTATTGGCTTTCAGCTTAACTCAAGGCAAATGAGCCCAGCGATACAGCTAGGTAGATTATTACCAAGTATAGATATCGGTGGTTCAATTACAGCAACAAATATTTTAGATAAAAGAACAATAGCCGATGGTGATATTGCTGGTGGACGTTTTGATTCGATTCAAGGTTTGGTAACTCTAACCCAACCACTATATGATTATGGTGCGTATAAGGATTTACAATCAGCTGAGGAAACAGCACAGTTTGCCCAACAGGATTATAGAACAAATTATCAGCAATTTTTATATGATGTGAGTTACGCATATTTTAACCTTGCTAAAGCAATAAAAAACGTTCAGTATAATTCATATAACTTAAAATCAAACAAACAAAGCTTAAATGAGCTTGAAAGTAAATTCAAAGCTGGTACTGCAGACGTTGCAGATTATGAAACTGTCAAGGCTAACTATTATATAGCCGAGGCTGATTATGCAGCTGCAGAAAGAGAAGAAAAAGTAGCCCGTGCAGAATTACGTAAATTTACTAATAATGATGATGATGTACTCTTATATAATAATGATTTTAAGATTAAACAACCATCACTTAATACAGAAGAAGGTTGGGAAGAGCTAACAATGCGTAGCAGCCCATCATATTTAGGTTCAATGCATACTAAAGAAAGTAAGTATTATGATTATCAATCAGCGACAAGCTCATTTATGCCTAAAGTTAACTTTGAAGTTAAGTATTCGCCGGGTTTTAATGATGTTAGTTCACTTGGTAACCCAGTATTTGATAATTCTTTACCATCTAAGGGTACGATAAATGCATTTTATTTTGGAATTAATTTAACATGGAATATTTTTGCCGGCGTTACAGATTATGCTCAGTTGAAAAAAGCAGCTTATGATTATCAATCATCTGAGTTTACTATGATTCAAACTGGGAGGGTAGCGCAGAATGATGCGATGTATGCCTTTAGATTTGTCCAACTTAAGAAAAAAGAAATAGAATCGCTACGTAAATCTGTTGCAGCAGCAAAGATTGCTTATGAGAAATATAAAGAACGCTACGACCAAGGTACAACAACGATTACTCAGTATTTCATTCTTTTAAACCAATATTATCAATTTCTTATTCAACTTAACAATACTGAATTTGATTATATTATGGGATTTTTAAGTTTATACAAAACAGCTGGTATTTTAACAGCTAAAACAGTGCAAGATTTTAATAATTGGTTACTATTAGGTCAAGACGTGGAGCTATAA